The following coding sequences are from one bacterium SCSIO 12741 window:
- a CDS encoding DNA polymerase III subunit delta' encodes MKWTDVIGQEVVKKHLLDALHHGRIPHAQLFIGPEGSGALPLALAYARSILCQLKNGEWLDEEITSSAYKLDKYVHPDLHFVFPVNKSDTVKTSHPTSDNFIAAWRESLLENPYHNLTDWYETMGIGNKQGLIGVHESVEILKKLSLKPYEGEYKVMIIWMMENMNVQTANKLLKILEEPPEKTVFILIAEDGDQILPTITSRTQLVKVPRLQNSDLEEALISRHQLPAANVKEVVRLAEGNYHRALALINHDEHNNRNREEFIHWMRLCFARKPHEILNWIDGISRQNRESLKTFFEYGLHLFRECLMMNFGAPELVHLEGEELAFAKKFCLYINQANCQGLIEEFELAIRDVQRNANTKILFYDLSIHIMKLLRVKA; translated from the coding sequence ATGAAATGGACAGATGTTATCGGTCAGGAGGTGGTTAAAAAACACCTCTTGGATGCGCTTCACCATGGACGCATACCCCATGCGCAGTTGTTCATTGGCCCTGAGGGAAGTGGCGCGCTTCCATTGGCACTTGCCTATGCAAGATCTATTCTTTGTCAGCTTAAAAATGGCGAATGGTTGGATGAGGAAATCACTTCTTCGGCCTACAAATTGGATAAGTACGTCCACCCCGACCTTCATTTTGTGTTTCCGGTCAATAAATCGGATACGGTAAAAACAAGCCATCCCACATCGGATAATTTTATTGCTGCCTGGAGGGAAAGCCTCTTGGAAAATCCTTACCACAACCTTACCGATTGGTACGAAACGATGGGTATTGGCAACAAGCAAGGATTGATCGGAGTGCATGAGAGTGTGGAGATCCTGAAGAAGCTGAGCCTCAAACCCTACGAAGGGGAATACAAGGTGATGATTATCTGGATGATGGAGAACATGAATGTTCAGACAGCTAACAAGTTGCTGAAGATTTTGGAAGAACCGCCCGAGAAGACGGTTTTTATCCTGATCGCCGAAGATGGAGATCAAATTTTGCCCACGATTACTTCCCGGACTCAATTGGTCAAAGTTCCCCGATTGCAAAATTCCGATTTGGAAGAGGCTCTAATCTCAAGGCATCAGTTGCCGGCCGCCAATGTAAAAGAAGTGGTTCGTCTGGCAGAAGGAAATTACCATCGAGCCCTGGCTTTGATCAACCACGATGAGCACAACAACCGCAACCGGGAAGAATTTATTCATTGGATGCGTCTTTGCTTTGCTCGGAAACCCCATGAAATTCTCAATTGGATTGACGGAATTAGTCGCCAAAACCGGGAAAGTCTGAAAACCTTCTTTGAATATGGCCTGCACCTCTTTCGCGAATGCCTCATGATGAACTTCGGTGCACCCGAACTCGTTCACTTGGAAGGCGAAGAACTGGCTTTCGCCAAAAAGTTTTGCCTCTACATCAACCAGGCCAATTGCCAGGGATTGATCGAAGAATTTGAATTGGCTATTCGGGATGTGCAGCGCAATGCGAATACCAAAATCCTCTTTTACGACCTCTCCATACACATCATGAAGTTGTTGAGAGTGAAGGCCTAA
- a CDS encoding F0F1 ATP synthase subunit B, whose protein sequence is MNPLVTPDLGLMVWTTLVFLILMFLLAKFAWRPILNAVKDREDSIRDALQAADKAREEMSALSAQNEVLLKEARAERDVMLKEARETRDKIVSEAKGAAKEEADKMISSARDAIQTEKAAAMAEVKNQVTELALQVAEKVLREELSSEARQKQLANDLVAEIKLN, encoded by the coding sequence ATGAACCCATTAGTAACACCGGACTTAGGATTGATGGTTTGGACCACTTTGGTCTTTTTGATCCTGATGTTTTTGTTGGCCAAATTTGCCTGGAGACCTATTCTTAATGCAGTTAAAGATCGTGAAGATTCTATTCGCGATGCATTGCAAGCTGCAGATAAGGCCCGTGAAGAAATGTCTGCATTGTCGGCTCAAAATGAAGTACTGCTTAAAGAAGCTCGTGCTGAAAGAGACGTTATGCTAAAAGAAGCCCGGGAAACTCGCGACAAAATCGTTTCGGAAGCGAAAGGTGCAGCCAAAGAAGAAGCTGATAAAATGATTTCTTCTGCACGTGATGCTATTCAAACCGAAAAAGCAGCTGCCATGGCTGAGGTTAAAAATCAGGTAACTGAGTTGGCCTTGCAAGTAGCTGAAAAAGTGTTGCGCGAAGAATTGTCTTCCGAAGCTCGTCAGAAACAATTGGCTAACGACTTGGTAGCCGAAATCAAATTGAACTAA
- the atpE gene encoding ATP synthase F0 subunit C yields MTIPGIAAIGAGLAVIGAGMGIGRIGGSAMDAIARQPEQTSKIQTNMIIAAALVEGVALFAVVVSFLVAG; encoded by the coding sequence ATGACAATTCCTGGAATCGCAGCAATCGGAGCCGGACTGGCCGTAATTGGTGCAGGTATGGGTATCGGAAGAATCGGTGGATCTGCAATGGACGCTATTGCACGTCAGCCTGAGCAAACTTCTAAAATCCAAACTAACATGATTATTGCCGCAGCTCTTGTTGAAGGTGTTGCCCTGTTCGCAGTGGTAGTTTCCTTCTTGGTTGCTGGTTAA
- the atpA gene encoding F0F1 ATP synthase subunit alpha → MAELKPAEVSAILREQLAGFKSETELEEVGTVLQVGDGIARIYGLNNVQAGELIEFNNGLQGIVLNLEEDNVGAVLLGPSTGIKEGDTVKRTNRIASINVGEGIVGRVVDALGAPIDGKGPIEGTTYEMPIERKAPGVIYRQPVNEPMQTGIKAIDAMIPIGRGQRELIIGDRQTGKTTVAIDTIINQKEFHDRGETVYCIYVACSQKASTVAQIVKKLEDAGAMAYTTVVAANASDPAPMQFYAPFAGAAIGEFFRDTGRPALIVYDDLSKQAVSYREVSLLLRRPPGREAYPGDVFYLHSRLLERAAKVIKDDAIAAQMNDLPEALRPLVKGGGSLTALPIIETQAGDVSAYIPTNVISITDGQIFLESDLFLSGVRPAINVGISVSRVGGSAQIKSMKKVAGTLKLDQAQYRELEAFAKFGSDLDAATTQVLEKGKRNVEILKQRENAPMSVENQIAIIYCGTKGLLSNVPVSRIKEFEVEYLNFLQDKHNSVLEQLKSGKISEEITDTLEKVAADLSAKYKED, encoded by the coding sequence ATGGCGGAATTAAAACCTGCAGAAGTATCGGCTATTCTTAGAGAACAATTGGCCGGTTTTAAATCGGAAACTGAACTGGAAGAAGTGGGTACCGTACTTCAAGTTGGAGATGGTATTGCACGTATCTACGGATTGAACAACGTTCAGGCTGGTGAGCTTATCGAGTTTAACAACGGGTTGCAAGGGATCGTACTGAACCTGGAAGAAGACAACGTAGGTGCTGTATTGTTAGGACCTTCTACTGGTATTAAAGAAGGAGATACCGTAAAAAGAACAAACCGTATTGCCTCTATTAATGTAGGTGAAGGTATTGTTGGGCGTGTTGTTGACGCTTTGGGTGCTCCAATTGATGGTAAAGGACCTATCGAAGGAACTACTTACGAAATGCCTATCGAGCGTAAAGCTCCTGGGGTAATCTACCGTCAGCCGGTAAACGAGCCGATGCAGACTGGTATCAAAGCGATCGATGCGATGATTCCAATTGGTAGAGGTCAGCGTGAGTTGATTATCGGTGACCGTCAGACTGGTAAGACTACGGTTGCAATCGATACCATCATTAACCAGAAAGAATTCCACGATCGTGGAGAAACAGTATACTGTATCTACGTAGCTTGTAGCCAGAAGGCTTCTACCGTTGCGCAGATTGTAAAGAAATTGGAAGACGCTGGTGCAATGGCATACACCACTGTAGTTGCGGCTAACGCTTCTGACCCTGCTCCAATGCAGTTCTACGCTCCATTTGCTGGTGCTGCGATCGGTGAGTTTTTCCGTGATACTGGACGTCCTGCATTGATCGTTTATGATGATTTGTCTAAGCAGGCTGTATCTTACCGTGAGGTATCTCTTCTTTTGAGACGTCCTCCAGGACGTGAGGCTTACCCAGGGGATGTATTCTACCTTCACTCACGTTTGTTGGAAAGAGCTGCAAAAGTGATCAAGGATGATGCAATTGCTGCTCAAATGAATGACCTTCCTGAAGCACTTCGTCCTTTGGTAAAAGGGGGAGGATCTTTGACTGCACTTCCAATTATCGAAACTCAGGCTGGTGACGTTTCTGCGTATATTCCTACCAACGTAATTTCGATTACTGACGGACAGATCTTCTTGGAGTCTGACTTGTTCCTATCAGGTGTACGTCCTGCGATTAACGTAGGTATCTCTGTATCACGTGTAGGGGGTTCTGCTCAGATTAAGTCCATGAAGAAAGTAGCTGGTACCTTGAAGCTGGATCAAGCTCAGTACCGTGAGCTTGAGGCCTTTGCCAAGTTTGGTTCTGACCTTGATGCTGCTACCACTCAAGTACTTGAAAAAGGTAAGCGTAACGTGGAAATCCTTAAGCAGAGAGAAAATGCGCCAATGTCGGTTGAAAACCAAATTGCGATCATCTACTGCGGTACTAAAGGATTGTTGTCTAACGTACCTGTGAGCCGAATCAAAGAATTTGAAGTTGAATACTTGAACTTCTTGCAAGACAAGCACAACAGTGTGTTGGAACAATTGAAGAGCGGAAAGATCTCTGAAGAGATTACCGATACACTTGAAAAAGTTGCAGCTGATCTTTCAGCTAAGTACAAAGAAGATTAA
- the atpH gene encoding ATP synthase F1 subunit delta: protein MVASKVARRYAKSLLFLAMERGEQQAVFQQLQQVAKVAEENRDLRILLSSPVVQKDKKISILQTIFAGSFGELLNGFVSLLTKNNRESLLQQIAVAYMELYKAENKIVSAQVTTAIPMDDDFRQRIRGVVGALDSNEVEILEDVDAELIGGLKLRIGDIQVDASVARQLREIRNKLTNEDYIVKM, encoded by the coding sequence ATGGTTGCCAGTAAGGTCGCCCGGAGATATGCCAAATCATTGCTTTTCCTCGCTATGGAGCGTGGTGAGCAACAAGCGGTTTTTCAGCAGCTGCAGCAAGTAGCTAAGGTGGCTGAAGAAAATCGTGATTTGCGCATTTTGCTTAGTAGCCCGGTTGTTCAGAAAGATAAGAAGATCTCTATTCTTCAAACCATCTTCGCCGGTTCATTCGGTGAATTGCTCAATGGATTTGTAAGCTTGCTCACCAAGAATAATCGGGAGAGCTTGTTGCAGCAGATAGCTGTGGCTTACATGGAGCTTTACAAGGCAGAAAACAAAATTGTTTCGGCTCAGGTTACTACCGCCATCCCAATGGATGATGATTTCCGTCAGAGAATTCGCGGTGTAGTTGGTGCTCTTGACAGCAACGAGGTTGAAATCCTTGAAGATGTTGACGCAGAACTAATCGGTGGCTTGAAATTACGCATTGGTGACATCCAAGTGGATGCTTCAGTTGCCAGACAATTGAGAGAAATAAGAAATAAATTAACGAACGAAGATTATATCGTAAAAATGTAA
- the atpG gene encoding ATP synthase F1 subunit gamma yields MPSLKETRTRITSVNSTMQITSAMKMVSAAKLKKAQDKITQMRPYASKLEEMLSHLAGTMADMENPLVVDRPVKRVLLIPINSNRGLCGAFNANVIKGVTKLIENDYSDAQVTLFPFGKKAYDWFKKSEWMYAGGSLGNPENNAQIYDDLSYENAASRFEPIMDAFAAGEFDEVVVVYNRFKNAATQITTVEKVLPVSPMEEEDASHEVDYIFQPDQEELLADLIPSALKTSFYKALLDSNASEHGARMTAMHKATDNASDMLSELKLTYNKARQAAITTEILEIVGGAEALKG; encoded by the coding sequence ATGCCCAGTTTGAAGGAAACCCGGACCAGAATCACCTCGGTGAATTCGACCATGCAGATTACCTCTGCCATGAAAATGGTATCGGCGGCCAAATTGAAAAAAGCCCAGGACAAAATCACGCAAATGCGTCCTTACGCCAGTAAGTTGGAAGAGATGCTTTCTCACCTGGCTGGAACCATGGCTGATATGGAGAACCCATTGGTGGTAGATCGTCCTGTAAAACGCGTATTGTTGATCCCTATTAACTCCAATCGTGGACTTTGTGGGGCTTTTAATGCAAACGTGATTAAAGGGGTAACGAAGTTGATTGAGAACGATTATTCGGACGCTCAAGTAACTCTTTTCCCTTTTGGAAAGAAGGCTTACGACTGGTTCAAGAAATCAGAATGGATGTATGCAGGTGGAAGTTTGGGAAATCCTGAGAACAATGCTCAGATTTATGATGACCTATCTTACGAAAATGCTGCATCTCGTTTTGAGCCCATTATGGATGCTTTTGCGGCTGGAGAATTTGATGAAGTAGTTGTGGTGTACAACCGTTTTAAAAATGCGGCGACTCAAATCACAACTGTTGAAAAGGTTCTACCCGTTTCTCCTATGGAAGAAGAAGATGCTTCACATGAAGTAGATTACATCTTCCAGCCCGATCAGGAAGAGTTGTTGGCTGACTTGATTCCAAGTGCCTTGAAAACTTCTTTCTACAAAGCTCTATTGGATTCTAACGCTTCTGAGCACGGTGCGCGTATGACGGCCATGCACAAAGCAACGGATAACGCATCTGATATGCTATCCGAACTTAAATTGACTTACAACAAAGCTCGTCAGGCGGCGATTACTACTGAGATCCTTGAGATCGTTGGTGGTGCAGAAGCATTGAAAGGCTAA
- a CDS encoding gliding motility lipoprotein GldH, protein MRYLWMLVLPAALFLSSCDSKRLYEENQEIPESTWDVANRPYFEVEIQDTLAKYNLYFNLRNSKAYRYRNLYTFFKTTYPGGKQELDTFQFILADPSGKWYGEGLSDMVNNQIMFQRQIQFPNRVLTALKWSKVCVKPSWMVSMMLAFGWKKPSRTTFNIQVEFSTFNVVD, encoded by the coding sequence ATGCGCTATCTCTGGATGCTTGTTTTACCCGCGGCCCTATTCTTGAGCTCTTGCGACAGTAAGCGTTTGTATGAAGAGAACCAGGAAATCCCCGAATCGACTTGGGATGTGGCGAATCGCCCCTACTTTGAAGTAGAGATTCAGGATACCTTGGCGAAGTATAACCTCTATTTCAATCTTCGCAACAGCAAGGCATATCGATACCGCAACTTATACACGTTTTTTAAGACCACTTATCCGGGCGGAAAACAGGAACTGGATACCTTTCAATTCATTTTGGCCGATCCGTCCGGAAAATGGTACGGAGAAGGCTTGTCGGACATGGTGAACAACCAGATCATGTTTCAGCGACAGATTCAATTCCCCAATCGGGTACTTACCGCTTTGAAGTGGAGCAAGGTATGCGTGAAGCCAAGTTGGATGGTATCTATGATGTTGGCCTTCGGGTGGAAAAAGCCGAGTAGAACAACCTTCAATATTCAGGTTGAATTTTCAACTTTCAATGTTGTTGATTGA